A single genomic interval of Methylocystis sp. IM3 harbors:
- a CDS encoding glycosyltransferase family 4 protein, giving the protein MTGANPPEDRRARIRLLEFQLEHLRREALHLTHERHRLTYSIAGRIYDVLRPLERRIAEAGARFAAPFRKRKPEAAAPAASPPPPAQPVAAAAAIPARRLLLDVTTTAKFDGGTGIQRVVKEIARACHSGARFDIPARAVRCEGGRLYTANAFTARLGGAETGPDEEIDIEPGDRFLTLADSWNAFDELAPLFGRIRTGGGEIVTCIFDLIPELHPYACHEATPPRYRAWLRRALLESDAFLAISRTVAEELAAFVAENRLSHRPGLKIGWFQCGADLAAPPAENPRQKIAAAVAGETPTFLMVGTIEPRKGHRIALQAFEALWAKGVEARLVIVGRRGWLEEAIVAEITDHAERGRRLFWFDDADDGELSYLYDHSRALILPSYAEGFGLPIVEAALRGRAVICSDIPVFREVGREGALYFRVNDPAALAAEIEDFLTGLRQPDPARALRVSWAEAARRIVETIARDDWLTRLP; this is encoded by the coding sequence GTGACCGGCGCAAACCCTCCCGAGGATCGGCGCGCGCGCATCCGCCTGCTCGAATTCCAGCTCGAGCATTTGCGCCGCGAGGCCCTGCATCTCACCCATGAGCGGCACCGGCTGACCTATTCCATCGCCGGCCGCATCTACGACGTCCTGCGCCCCCTCGAGCGCCGGATCGCGGAGGCGGGCGCCCGCTTCGCCGCGCCGTTCCGAAAGAGAAAGCCTGAAGCCGCCGCGCCCGCCGCTTCCCCGCCCCCTCCCGCGCAGCCGGTCGCCGCGGCGGCGGCGATCCCGGCCCGGCGGCTGCTCCTCGACGTGACGACCACGGCGAAATTCGACGGCGGCACCGGCATTCAGCGCGTCGTGAAGGAAATCGCCCGCGCCTGCCATTCGGGCGCCCGCTTCGACATTCCCGCGCGCGCCGTGCGCTGCGAGGGTGGCCGGCTCTATACGGCGAACGCCTTCACGGCCCGCCTCGGCGGCGCGGAAACGGGGCCGGACGAGGAAATCGACATCGAGCCCGGCGACCGCTTCCTCACCCTCGCCGACAGCTGGAACGCCTTCGACGAGCTCGCCCCGCTCTTCGGCCGCATCCGGACGGGGGGCGGCGAGATCGTCACCTGCATCTTCGATCTCATCCCCGAATTGCATCCTTACGCCTGCCACGAGGCGACGCCGCCGCGCTATCGCGCCTGGCTGCGCCGGGCGCTCCTCGAAAGCGACGCCTTTCTGGCGATTTCGCGAACGGTCGCGGAGGAGCTCGCGGCTTTCGTGGCGGAAAACCGTCTGTCGCACCGGCCGGGCCTGAAGATTGGCTGGTTCCAGTGCGGCGCCGATCTCGCCGCGCCGCCTGCCGAAAATCCCCGCCAAAAGATCGCGGCGGCCGTCGCGGGAGAGACGCCCACATTTCTGATGGTCGGCACCATCGAGCCACGCAAGGGCCACCGCATCGCGCTTCAGGCGTTCGAGGCGCTCTGGGCGAAGGGCGTCGAAGCGCGCCTCGTCATCGTCGGACGGCGCGGCTGGCTGGAGGAGGCGATCGTCGCCGAGATCACGGACCACGCCGAGCGTGGCCGACGTCTGTTCTGGTTCGACGACGCCGACGACGGGGAGCTTTCCTATCTTTATGACCACAGCCGCGCGCTGATCCTGCCCTCCTACGCCGAAGGCTTCGGCCTGCCCATCGTGGAGGCGGCGCTGCGCGGCCGCGCCGTCATTTGCAGCGACATTCCGGTGTTTCGCGAGGTCGGGCGCGAGGGCGCGCTCTACTTCCGCGTCAACGACCCGGCCGCTCTCGCGGCGGAGATCGAGGATTTTCTCACCGGCTTGCGCCAGCCCGATCCGGCGCGGGCGCTGCGGGTTTCATGGGCCGAGGCGGCGCGCCGCATCGTCGAGACCATCGCCCGCGACGATTGGCTGACCCGGCTCCCCTGA
- a CDS encoding outer membrane protein produces MFPQFPRARAAFLAALLSVSAQTARAADLFDLPEAPELPEGPVEWGSNWYLRGDVGFQEVRLPALSGAFQALGRQDIISGGLGGGYQFNDWLRADVTIDRSVFRKTRMTGQFWCPTELRGLVDQATGFNVGIYADPNSICSQYSSASLNRTSVLANAYFDIAHVWGFTPYIGAGVGMTYNSGSSSVAYLRNSDSGLWAPNLTLPEGQVPLWIYADGAPFPIQLPFAQTNWNFTQTKSSWQFAWNLMAGVSYDLSRNFKVDVGYRYLNAGKYTGLPAYAANGVYIAPQTRDITSHELRVGFRITTN; encoded by the coding sequence ATGTTCCCCCAGTTCCCGCGCGCCCGCGCGGCGTTCCTCGCCGCCCTCCTCAGCGTCTCCGCGCAGACGGCCCGAGCCGCCGATCTCTTCGACCTCCCCGAGGCGCCGGAGCTGCCGGAAGGCCCTGTCGAATGGGGGTCGAACTGGTATCTGCGCGGCGATGTGGGTTTTCAGGAGGTGCGCCTTCCGGCCCTCTCGGGCGCGTTCCAGGCCCTCGGCCGTCAGGACATCATTTCGGGTGGCCTCGGCGGCGGCTATCAGTTCAATGACTGGCTGCGCGCCGACGTCACCATCGACCGCAGCGTTTTCCGCAAGACGCGCATGACGGGCCAGTTCTGGTGCCCCACCGAGTTGCGCGGCCTCGTCGACCAGGCCACAGGTTTCAATGTTGGCATTTATGCCGACCCGAACAGTATTTGTTCGCAATACAGCTCCGCATCCCTGAACCGCACAAGCGTGCTCGCCAACGCCTATTTCGACATCGCCCATGTCTGGGGCTTCACGCCCTACATCGGCGCGGGCGTGGGCATGACCTATAATTCCGGCTCGTCGAGCGTGGCCTATCTGCGCAATAGCGACAGCGGGCTATGGGCGCCCAATCTGACGCTGCCCGAAGGACAGGTTCCTCTGTGGATTTACGCCGACGGCGCGCCCTTCCCGATCCAGCTCCCCTTCGCCCAGACCAACTGGAACTTCACGCAGACCAAAAGCTCCTGGCAGTTCGCCTGGAATCTCATGGCGGGCGTCAGCTATGACCTTTCCCGGAATTTCAAGGTCGACGTCGGCTATCGCTATCTGAACGCGGGGAAATATACGGGTCTTCCGGCCTATGCCGCCAATGGCGTCTATATCGCGCCGCAAACCAGGGACATCACGTCCCACGAGCTGCGCGTCGGCTTTCGCATAACGACGAACTGA
- a CDS encoding NAD-dependent epimerase/dehydratase family protein, producing the protein MAAYERILLTGGAGFVGAHLAARLADAYPDARRVVLVRPGESGAHPAFSCAVADLLDEDAIDRLIADLAPDLVLHLAGQASIGQSAGAPEQTWRVNFHGAFGLAAAVARHAPRAVVLFSSTAAAYGASFRDGVLTEDAPLRPMDVYSRSKAAAESAMADVLGPEARLVIARPVNHSGPGQRNRSFVLASFAAQIAAIEAGKAGPRMKVGDLSKARDFLDVRDVVDAYMRLVARARDLPERVSIFNIGSGEALTIASLLETLRGMSRRPFDVEVDPALLRPSATDIACVACDASRLAAATGWRPRHSIEDTLCALLNEWRAEIARTPS; encoded by the coding sequence ATGGCGGCCTATGAGCGCATCTTGCTGACGGGCGGCGCCGGCTTCGTCGGCGCGCATCTCGCCGCACGGCTCGCCGACGCCTATCCCGACGCGCGCCGCGTCGTGTTGGTGCGGCCGGGCGAAAGCGGCGCGCATCCAGCTTTTTCCTGCGCCGTCGCCGACCTTCTCGACGAGGACGCGATTGACCGGCTCATCGCCGATCTTGCGCCCGATCTCGTCCTGCATCTTGCCGGGCAGGCCTCGATCGGTCAGTCGGCCGGCGCGCCGGAGCAGACCTGGCGGGTCAATTTCCACGGCGCCTTCGGCCTCGCGGCGGCGGTCGCCCGCCACGCGCCGCGGGCGGTGGTGCTGTTTTCGTCCACGGCGGCGGCCTATGGCGCGAGCTTTCGCGACGGCGTGCTGACCGAAGACGCGCCCCTGCGCCCGATGGACGTCTACAGCCGCTCCAAGGCGGCCGCCGAAAGCGCCATGGCGGACGTTTTGGGGCCCGAAGCGCGGCTCGTGATCGCGCGGCCCGTCAACCATTCGGGACCCGGCCAGCGCAACCGCAGTTTCGTGCTCGCCTCCTTCGCAGCGCAGATCGCCGCGATCGAAGCCGGAAAGGCCGGGCCGCGTATGAAGGTCGGCGATCTCTCCAAGGCCCGCGACTTTCTCGACGTGCGTGACGTGGTCGACGCCTATATGCGGCTCGTGGCGCGGGCGCGCGATCTCCCCGAGCGAGTCTCGATCTTCAACATCGGCTCCGGCGAGGCGCTGACCATCGCCTCGCTTCTCGAGACGCTGCGCGGCATGTCCCGGCGGCCCTTCGATGTCGAAGTCGATCCGGCGCTGCTGCGCCCGTCCGCGACCGACATCGCCTGCGTCGCCTGCGACGCGTCGCGGCTGGCCGCCGCCACGGGCTGGCGGCCGCGCCATTCCATCGAGGACACGCTGTGCGCACTGCTCAACGAATGGCGCGCCGAAATTGCCCGGACGCCGTCGTGA
- a CDS encoding MFS transporter has product MPELDDRLTGWRFLLFNIALAVGNVIALSNVPGYTVLVPYAAGSLQGVNPSFGTWGTTDHMMGIVLGLPLSRWFAGRFGDYRVYCWAFVAYAVFSFACATSDTIWVFVPMRFLLGLAGGVILPLGQALMLTELPDKHRVYGVAWWAVLSMAPFTLGVFMGGFWAEYLDWRMLFYSNIILGLPIAGVVVALLYGRPFRRKIVRFDTVGFLLIAVTLVGVQTILNQGNDFDWFGSPILGGLLVVVIVAFPAFILWELGERNPALDVRLFRHRNYAIATFCSVAGFLVIQGTLSVFIGQLQTLLGYTSSLAGLVYLVMAVFAAPLVSVVHVLTRHIELRYLASLNFIGFAVTLTWLGEYDKVASFDQITPPMLFFGFFLATFFAPPAAIAVQGLAGGKLIRAAEELAMLRTAFGAYGITSQAVVQFRRAPFHQLGMADQLGGRRFPSLDVLGALMDKLQGLGMSEAVSRLQVSRLMRQQSLLLALDDAFYFGALVFVFLAGIIWLARPARLAKPEAESTLVELEAEELMEQP; this is encoded by the coding sequence GGGCTACACCGTGCTCGTGCCCTATGCGGCCGGGAGCCTTCAGGGCGTGAACCCGAGCTTCGGCACCTGGGGAACGACCGACCACATGATGGGCATCGTTCTCGGCCTGCCGCTGTCGCGCTGGTTCGCCGGGCGCTTCGGCGACTATCGGGTCTATTGCTGGGCCTTTGTCGCCTATGCGGTCTTCTCCTTCGCCTGCGCCACGAGCGACACCATCTGGGTCTTCGTGCCCATGCGTTTTCTGCTCGGACTGGCCGGCGGCGTCATCCTGCCCCTCGGCCAGGCGCTCATGCTCACCGAGCTTCCCGACAAACATCGCGTCTATGGCGTCGCCTGGTGGGCCGTGCTCAGCATGGCGCCCTTCACGCTCGGCGTCTTCATGGGCGGCTTCTGGGCGGAATATCTCGACTGGCGGATGCTGTTCTACTCGAACATCATTCTCGGTCTGCCCATCGCCGGAGTCGTCGTCGCGCTGCTTTACGGGCGCCCCTTCCGGCGCAAGATCGTGCGCTTCGATACGGTGGGCTTCCTGCTCATCGCGGTCACGCTCGTCGGCGTGCAGACCATCCTCAATCAGGGCAATGATTTCGACTGGTTCGGCTCGCCGATTCTGGGCGGCCTCCTCGTCGTCGTGATCGTCGCCTTCCCGGCCTTCATCCTGTGGGAGCTCGGCGAGCGCAATCCCGCGCTCGACGTCAGGCTCTTCCGTCACCGCAATTACGCGATCGCGACCTTCTGCTCGGTCGCGGGCTTTCTCGTCATTCAGGGCACGCTGTCGGTCTTCATCGGCCAATTGCAGACGCTGCTCGGCTACACCTCCTCGCTCGCGGGGCTCGTCTATCTCGTCATGGCGGTCTTCGCGGCGCCGCTCGTCTCGGTCGTGCATGTGCTCACCAGGCACATCGAGCTGCGCTATCTCGCAAGCCTCAATTTCATCGGCTTCGCCGTGACGCTGACCTGGCTCGGCGAATATGACAAGGTCGCCTCCTTCGACCAGATCACGCCGCCAATGCTCTTTTTCGGCTTCTTCCTCGCGACCTTCTTCGCGCCCCCGGCCGCGATCGCCGTGCAGGGCCTTGCGGGAGGCAAGCTCATTCGCGCGGCGGAGGAGCTTGCCATGCTGCGCACGGCCTTCGGCGCCTATGGCATCACCTCGCAGGCGGTGGTGCAGTTCCGCCGCGCGCCCTTTCATCAGCTCGGCATGGCGGACCAGTTGGGCGGGCGCCGCTTCCCCTCGCTCGACGTGCTCGGCGCGCTGATGGACAAGCTGCAAGGTCTCGGCATGAGCGAGGCCGTCTCGAGGCTCCAGGTCTCACGTCTGATGCGCCAGCAGTCGCTGCTGCTCGCCCTCGACGACGCCTTTTATTTCGGGGCCCTCGTCTTCGTCTTCCTTGCGGGGATCATCTGGCTCGCCCGTCCGGCGCGGCTCGCCAAGCCGGAAGCGGAATCGACGCTCGTCGAGCTCGAGGCCGAGGAGCTGATGGAGCAGCCGTGA
- the gmd gene encoding GDP-mannose 4,6-dehydratase produces MTKRALVTGVTGQDGAYLSQFLLDKGYEVHGVVRRSSHRGVEDHRLRWLGISGRVHLHDADLTDLSSLLRTVQDVRPDEIYNLAAQSYVASSWRQPILTANVTAVGVTNVLEAMRLGAPGARFYQASSSEMYGLIQEPMQSEKTPFYPRSPYAVAKLYGHWITVNYRESFGLHASSGILFNHESPLRGVEFVTRKVTHGVAQIKLGKANELRLGNIDAKRDWGHAKDYVRAMWLMLQQETPDDYVVATGVTTTVRDMCRIAFDHAGLDMGKHLVIDPAFYRPAEVDVLLGDSTKARNALGWTPEIMLDEMIREMVDADLERLRREA; encoded by the coding sequence ATGACCAAGCGCGCGCTTGTGACTGGCGTTACGGGGCAGGATGGCGCCTATCTCTCGCAATTTCTGCTCGACAAGGGTTACGAGGTGCATGGCGTCGTCCGCCGCTCGTCGCATCGCGGGGTCGAGGACCACCGGCTGCGCTGGCTCGGGATCAGCGGCAGGGTCCATCTGCACGACGCGGATCTGACGGACCTCTCGAGCCTGCTGCGCACCGTGCAGGACGTGCGGCCGGACGAAATCTACAATCTCGCCGCCCAGTCCTATGTCGCCTCCTCCTGGCGCCAGCCGATCCTGACCGCCAATGTCACGGCCGTGGGCGTGACCAATGTGCTCGAGGCCATGCGGCTCGGCGCGCCCGGCGCGCGCTTCTATCAGGCGTCGTCCTCGGAAATGTACGGCCTCATCCAGGAGCCGATGCAGAGCGAGAAGACGCCCTTCTATCCGCGCTCGCCTTACGCCGTCGCCAAGCTCTACGGCCACTGGATCACGGTCAATTACCGGGAGAGCTTCGGCCTGCACGCTTCTTCCGGCATTCTCTTCAATCACGAAAGCCCGCTGCGCGGCGTCGAATTCGTCACCCGCAAGGTCACGCATGGCGTGGCCCAGATCAAACTGGGCAAGGCGAATGAATTGCGGCTCGGCAATATCGACGCCAAGCGCGACTGGGGCCACGCCAAGGATTACGTCCGGGCCATGTGGCTGATGCTCCAGCAGGAGACGCCCGACGATTATGTGGTGGCGACGGGCGTGACGACGACGGTGCGCGACATGTGCCGGATCGCCTTCGACCACGCCGGCCTCGACATGGGGAAACATCTCGTCATCGACCCGGCCTTCTACCGGCCGGCGGAGGTCGACGTGCTGCTCGGCGATTCCACCAAGGCGCGCAATGCCCTGGGCTGGACGCCCGAGATCATGCTCGACGAGATGATTCGCGAGATGGTGGACGCCGACCTCGAGCGGCTGCGGCGCGAAGCCTGA
- a CDS encoding cation:proton antiporter, translating into MTPIWAQAALVFGLALLAGLAAHRFRLSTALVEIVVGLSARAVLGLVGYEGVFAVQEPWVKTLAGIGAILLTFLAGAELDPVVFRRQWKEAAAIGAASFLVPSVACWAAAHYLLGWESPPALLAGIALAATSVAVVYTVMMEYGFNRTDYGKTILAACFITDLGTVVTLGLVFAPFTWKTLLFAAALAGAFVTLPKLAPVAFARFGGRPSEFEAKFLLFTLMGLGALATWAGSEAVLPAYLIGMALAGSVGRDSALIRRLRSITIGLLTPFYFIRAGYFVSAPAVLAAPLGVLVLLAVEMAAKIASVYPVARRFDAPHRDAMYTTLLMASGLTFGTISALFGLSNGIIDQGQYSTLVAAIIGTAVIPTLIANRYFLPRHLLPPDESGPTREEQVEKALETSDVRS; encoded by the coding sequence ATGACTCCGATCTGGGCGCAGGCCGCGCTGGTGTTCGGGCTCGCGCTCCTCGCGGGCCTCGCGGCGCATCGGTTCCGCCTCTCGACCGCGCTGGTCGAGATCGTCGTCGGCCTCTCGGCGCGCGCCGTTCTGGGCCTCGTCGGCTATGAGGGCGTCTTCGCCGTTCAGGAGCCCTGGGTGAAGACCCTGGCCGGAATCGGCGCCATTCTCCTGACCTTCCTGGCCGGGGCGGAACTCGATCCCGTCGTCTTCCGGCGCCAGTGGAAGGAGGCGGCCGCCATCGGCGCCGCGAGCTTCCTCGTCCCTTCCGTCGCCTGCTGGGCGGCGGCGCATTATCTGCTCGGCTGGGAGTCGCCGCCCGCGCTCCTCGCCGGCATCGCGCTCGCCGCCACCTCCGTCGCCGTCGTCTATACGGTGATGATGGAATATGGCTTCAACCGCACGGATTATGGCAAGACGATCCTCGCCGCCTGCTTCATCACCGATCTCGGCACGGTGGTGACGCTCGGCCTCGTCTTCGCGCCTTTCACCTGGAAGACGCTGCTCTTCGCCGCCGCCCTCGCGGGGGCCTTCGTTACTCTGCCGAAACTCGCGCCTGTCGCCTTCGCCCGCTTCGGCGGAAGACCTTCCGAATTCGAGGCGAAATTCCTGCTCTTCACGTTGATGGGCCTGGGGGCGCTCGCGACTTGGGCGGGGAGCGAGGCGGTGCTGCCCGCCTATCTCATCGGCATGGCGCTGGCGGGGAGCGTCGGCCGGGACAGCGCCCTCATCCGGCGCCTGCGCAGCATCACGATCGGCCTGCTGACGCCCTTCTATTTCATCCGCGCGGGCTATTTCGTCTCGGCGCCGGCGGTGCTCGCGGCGCCGCTCGGCGTGCTGGTCCTTCTCGCCGTCGAGATGGCCGCCAAGATCGCGAGCGTCTACCCCGTGGCGCGCCGCTTCGACGCCCCGCACAGGGACGCCATGTATACGACGCTACTGATGGCCTCGGGCCTGACCTTCGGCACCATTTCCGCGCTCTTCGGCCTCTCCAACGGGATCATCGACCAGGGGCAATATTCGACGCTCGTCGCCGCCATCATCGGCACGGCGGTGATCCCGACGCTCATCGCCAACCGCTATTTCCTGCCGCGCCATCTGCTGCCGCCGGACGAAAGCGGTCCGACGCGGGAAGAGCAGGTGGAGAAGGCGCTCGAAACCTCCGACGTGCGGTCTTGA
- a CDS encoding adenosine kinase — MSASLDVLGIGNAIVDTISRAEDDVLVSAGLVKGSMALVDEARADQLYELMGPTTVISGGSAANTMAGVASLGGRVGFVGKVKEDAAGREFTHDIRKAGVAFDTPPATDGAATARCLIFVTPDGQRTMNTFLGACQALGPADIDEKAVASASVLYMEGYLWDPPGAKEAFLRAAKVSRANGRKVALTLSDSFCVGRYRGEFLSLIRDRVVDILFANESELHALYETADFDTAIAALRAETGLIGVVTRSEKGCVVATGDSLIAAPAFPVDEVVDTTGAGDLFAAGFLTGYARGLPHEKSAALGALAAAEIISHVGARPQKNLLQLARDNGVLA, encoded by the coding sequence ATGTCAGCTTCCCTCGACGTTCTGGGCATCGGCAACGCGATCGTCGACACGATTTCTCGCGCCGAGGACGACGTTCTCGTCTCGGCCGGCCTCGTCAAGGGCTCCATGGCGCTCGTGGACGAGGCGCGCGCCGACCAGCTCTATGAGCTGATGGGACCGACCACCGTGATTTCGGGCGGCTCGGCCGCCAATACGATGGCCGGCGTCGCGAGCCTCGGCGGCCGCGTGGGCTTCGTCGGCAAGGTCAAGGAAGACGCGGCGGGCCGCGAATTCACCCATGACATTCGCAAGGCGGGCGTCGCCTTCGACACGCCGCCCGCGACGGACGGCGCGGCCACGGCCCGCTGCCTGATCTTCGTCACGCCGGATGGCCAGCGCACCATGAACACTTTCCTCGGCGCCTGTCAGGCGCTGGGGCCGGCGGACATCGACGAGAAGGCGGTCGCCTCGGCGAGCGTTCTCTACATGGAGGGCTATCTCTGGGATCCGCCGGGCGCCAAGGAGGCCTTTCTGCGCGCCGCCAAGGTCTCGCGCGCCAACGGCCGCAAGGTGGCGTTGACCCTCTCCGACAGCTTCTGCGTCGGCCGCTATCGTGGAGAATTCCTCTCGCTCATTCGCGACCGCGTGGTGGATATTCTCTTCGCCAACGAGAGCGAATTGCACGCGCTCTATGAGACGGCCGATTTCGACACGGCGATCGCGGCGCTGCGCGCCGAGACCGGCCTCATCGGCGTCGTCACGCGCTCGGAAAAGGGCTGCGTGGTCGCCACGGGCGACAGCCTGATCGCGGCGCCGGCCTTCCCGGTCGACGAGGTCGTCGACACGACCGGCGCGGGCGATCTCTTCGCGGCGGGCTTCCTCACCGGCTACGCCAGGGGCCTGCCGCATGAGAAGAGCGCGGCGCTCGGCGCCCTCGCCGCCGCCGAAATCATCTCTCACGTCGGCGCGCGGCCGCAGAAAAATCTGCTCCAGCTCGCCCGCGACAACGGCGTTCTCGCCTGA
- a CDS encoding FKBP-type peptidyl-prolyl cis-trans isomerase — MRMVTKTFAAALIAAAGLALAPASLRAEPETTLTADGLKYIDVKPGTGASPKVGQTVVVHYTGWLYVNGAKGKKFDSSRDRGEPFDFPLGMGQVIKGWDEGVETMKVGGKRTLIIPPELGYGARAMGNAIPANSWLIFDVELLGVK, encoded by the coding sequence ATGCGCATGGTCACGAAGACGTTCGCCGCCGCTCTCATCGCCGCCGCGGGCCTCGCCCTCGCGCCGGCCAGCCTGCGCGCCGAGCCGGAGACGACGCTCACCGCCGACGGCCTGAAATATATCGACGTGAAGCCCGGAACGGGCGCTTCGCCGAAGGTCGGCCAGACCGTCGTCGTGCACTATACCGGCTGGCTCTATGTGAACGGCGCCAAGGGCAAGAAATTCGACAGCTCGCGCGATCGCGGCGAGCCCTTCGACTTCCCGCTCGGCATGGGCCAGGTGATCAAGGGCTGGGACGAGGGCGTCGAGACGATGAAAGTGGGCGGCAAGCGCACGCTCATCATTCCCCCCGAACTCGGCTATGGCGCGCGCGCCATGGGCAACGCCATCCCCGCCAACAGCTGGCTGATCTTCGACGTCGAACTGCTCGGCGTGAAGTAA